Proteins co-encoded in one Sulfuricystis thermophila genomic window:
- the dacB gene encoding D-alanyl-D-alanine carboxypeptidase/D-alanyl-D-alanine endopeptidase, whose protein sequence is MPRLLLSLISGWLLLTPAIEAEADSRLPTAVAAALKAAEIPSRVVGIVVQEADARRPRLAVNARQPLNPASLMKLFTTSAALERLGPAFTFRTEVLADAPPDAAGVLAGNLYLRGSGDPKLTHDRLWLLLRELRGRGLKEIRGELVLDRTAFAPVDHDPAAFDGQPLRPYNVGPDALLFNFAAMTLTLIPENGGVRVLAEPQPADFTLVNRLRAVEARRCPGEWREALTATISARQLTLAGDYPRACGEKRWHLAGLPNEELLAGVFTRLWRELGGGFSGRWRDGATPAHATLLAASESPPVASLVRDINKFSNNVMARQLYLKLGAGETAQAEAAVREWLAGKGLDFPELVLDNGAGLSREARICAEHLAQLLAAVWKSPIMPELVASLPIVAVDGTTKKRYNGVAYAGQAHLKTGSLDGVRGIAGYLLDRAGKRWIVVFMVNHPNAGAAQPAFDALLDWVWRGQSL, encoded by the coding sequence ATGCCACGCTTACTCCTCTCTCTCATTTCCGGCTGGCTGTTGCTCACGCCTGCGATCGAGGCTGAGGCCGATTCGCGGCTGCCTACCGCGGTGGCCGCTGCATTGAAAGCCGCGGAGATTCCCTCGCGTGTGGTCGGTATCGTCGTGCAGGAGGCGGATGCCAGGCGGCCGCGGCTGGCCGTCAATGCCCGTCAGCCGCTGAACCCGGCTTCGTTGATGAAGCTCTTCACTACCAGCGCCGCACTCGAGCGGCTCGGCCCCGCCTTCACCTTCCGCACCGAGGTGTTGGCCGACGCTCCGCCGGATGCGGCAGGCGTGCTCGCCGGCAACCTCTACTTGCGCGGCAGCGGCGATCCCAAGCTCACCCATGATCGCCTGTGGCTGTTGCTGCGGGAACTGCGCGGCCGGGGTCTCAAGGAGATTCGCGGCGAGCTGGTGCTCGACCGCACGGCCTTCGCGCCGGTCGATCACGATCCGGCCGCCTTCGATGGCCAGCCACTGCGCCCATACAACGTCGGCCCGGATGCGCTGCTGTTCAACTTCGCCGCCATGACCTTGACGCTGATCCCGGAAAACGGCGGGGTGCGTGTGCTGGCCGAACCTCAGCCGGCGGACTTCACCCTCGTCAATCGGCTGCGCGCCGTGGAGGCCAGGCGATGCCCCGGCGAATGGCGCGAGGCACTGACGGCCACGATTTCCGCCCGGCAGTTGACCCTCGCCGGCGACTATCCGCGCGCCTGCGGCGAAAAGCGCTGGCATCTGGCCGGCCTGCCGAACGAAGAGTTGTTGGCCGGCGTCTTCACACGTCTGTGGCGCGAGCTGGGCGGCGGGTTCTCCGGCCGCTGGCGCGACGGCGCCACGCCTGCCCATGCCACCCTCCTCGCCGCCAGCGAATCGCCGCCGGTAGCCTCGCTGGTGCGTGACATCAACAAGTTCTCGAACAACGTGATGGCGCGGCAGCTCTACCTGAAACTCGGCGCTGGCGAGACGGCACAGGCCGAAGCGGCCGTGCGCGAATGGCTGGCCGGAAAAGGGCTCGATTTCCCCGAACTGGTGCTCGACAATGGCGCGGGGCTCTCGCGCGAGGCGCGCATTTGCGCCGAACATCTCGCCCAATTGCTGGCCGCCGTCTGGAAAAGTCCGATCATGCCGGAATTGGTCGCCTCGCTGCCGATCGTCGCCGTCGATGGCACGACGAAGAAGCGCTACAACGGCGTCGCCTATGCCGGCCAGGCGCACCTGAAGACCGGCTCGCTCGATGGCGTGCGCGGCATTGCCGGCTATCTCCTCGACCGCGCGGGTAAGCGCTGGATCGTCGTCTTCATGGTCAATCATCCGAACGCCGGCGCGGCGCAGCCGGCCTTCGACGCCTTGCTCGACTGGGTCTGGCGTGGTCAGAGCTTGTGA
- a CDS encoding IS110 family transposase, which yields MQGWEKRSVPEPIVVGIDIAKQTFDAAIGVGGSIATFANDEDGHDALLAKLAGQTVELIVMEATGGLERDLACALQAAGFPVAVVNPRQARDFAKAMGYLAKTDRIDAKALAELAQVLSRHPQRARFVSVLPTPEQQALQALVARRRQLVAMRVAEQQRLSISHAAARKSIEAMIEAIRAQLDEIEAQLAKHIETHHADLARQLASVRGIGPTTTASLIAELPELGRLSRREISALIGVAPFNRDSGQMRGKRAIFGGRAQVRRILYMAALVAIRFNAAIKRFYNRLIAAGKPKKVAIVACMRKLLTILNAMARTGKAWDDSLHPA from the coding sequence TTGCAAGGATGGGAGAAGAGGAGCGTGCCTGAACCAATCGTCGTCGGTATCGACATCGCCAAGCAAACCTTCGACGCCGCCATCGGTGTGGGCGGCAGCATCGCAACCTTCGCTAACGACGAGGACGGTCATGACGCACTGTTGGCCAAGCTGGCGGGGCAAACGGTGGAGCTCATCGTCATGGAAGCCACCGGCGGTCTGGAGCGCGATCTGGCTTGCGCCCTGCAGGCCGCCGGCTTCCCCGTGGCCGTCGTCAACCCCCGCCAGGCGCGGGATTTCGCCAAGGCCATGGGCTATCTCGCCAAGACCGACCGCATCGATGCCAAGGCCTTGGCCGAACTCGCCCAGGTCTTGTCTCGGCATCCACAGCGGGCGCGCTTCGTCAGCGTCTTGCCAACGCCCGAACAGCAGGCCTTGCAGGCACTGGTGGCCCGCCGCCGGCAACTGGTTGCCATGCGTGTGGCCGAACAGCAGCGCCTGTCGATCAGCCATGCCGCCGCCAGAAAAAGCATCGAGGCCATGATCGAAGCCATTCGCGCCCAGCTCGACGAGATTGAGGCGCAGCTTGCGAAACACATCGAGACCCATCACGCCGATCTGGCCAGGCAGCTGGCGAGTGTCCGCGGCATCGGCCCGACCACCACCGCCAGCCTGATCGCCGAGCTGCCAGAACTGGGGCGGCTGTCGCGCAGGGAAATTAGCGCCCTGATCGGTGTGGCGCCCTTCAACCGTGATTCCGGCCAGATGCGCGGCAAGCGCGCCATCTTCGGCGGACGCGCACAGGTGCGCCGTATCCTCTACATGGCGGCATTGGTCGCCATCCGCTTCAACGCCGCGATCAAGCGTTTCTACAACCGCCTCATCGCCGCCGGCAAACCCAAGAAGGTCGCCATCGTCGCTTGCATGCGCAAGCTCCTGACCATCCTCAATGCAATGGCCAGAACCGGAAAAGCCTGGGACGATTCTCTTCATCCCGCTTGA
- a CDS encoding DUF4870 family protein, producing the protein MADYDQQGELINSGNLDGQRAWCHIMYGLHALSALSGILTSASIAGAFVFGWPSIIAVIINYVTRGNVRGTWLESHWRWQLRTFWFAALWLLVAGLLAFTLIGIPAAIMVIVVTGLWVLYRVIRGWLALVDRRALPLPESL; encoded by the coding sequence ATGGCCGACTACGATCAGCAGGGTGAACTCATCAACAGCGGCAATCTCGACGGCCAGCGCGCCTGGTGCCACATCATGTATGGCCTGCATGCGCTCTCTGCGCTCTCGGGCATCCTCACTTCGGCGTCGATCGCCGGCGCCTTCGTCTTCGGCTGGCCGTCGATCATCGCCGTGATCATCAACTACGTCACGCGCGGCAACGTGCGCGGCACCTGGCTCGAATCACACTGGCGCTGGCAGTTGCGCACTTTTTGGTTCGCTGCGCTGTGGCTGCTCGTCGCCGGCTTGCTGGCCTTCACGCTGATCGGCATCCCGGCTGCGATCATGGTGATCGTCGTCACCGGCCTCTGGGTGCTCTATCGCGTGATCCGCGGCTGGCTGGCGCTCGTCGATCGGCGCGCGCTGCCGCTGCCCGAGAGCTTGTGA
- the ubiD gene encoding 4-hydroxy-3-polyprenylbenzoate decarboxylase — MNAAQDLREFIRRLEACGELKRIATAVDPRLEITEIADRVLRAGGPALLFERPKTGEMPVLANLFGTPQRVALGMGEEGDWQTALREVGRLLAYLKEPEPPKGFKDAWEKLPILKQVLNMAPKRVRSAPCQEIVWEGKEVDLSRLPVMTCWPGDVAPLITWGLTVTRGPNKLRQNLGIYRQQVIAPNKVIMRWLAHRGGALDFRDHCLKHPGEPFPVAVVLGCDPATILGAVTPVPDTLSEYQFAGLLRGGKTELAKCLGNDLDVPARAEIVLEGVIHPGEMALEGPFGDHTGYYNEQAEFPVFTIERITMRREPIYHSTYTGKPPDEPAMLGVALNEVFVPLLQKQFPEISDFYLPPEGCSYRLAVVSLKKAYPGHAKRVMFGVWSFLRQFMYTKFIIVVDDDIDIRSWPEVIWALTTRVDAARDTLIAEHTPIDYLDFASPVAGLGSKMGIDATNKWPGETNREWGRPIVMDAAVKRRVDELWNQLGL, encoded by the coding sequence ATGAATGCTGCCCAGGATCTGCGCGAATTCATCCGCCGTCTCGAAGCATGCGGCGAGCTGAAACGCATCGCCACAGCCGTCGATCCACGGCTCGAAATCACCGAGATCGCCGACCGCGTGCTGCGCGCCGGCGGACCGGCACTGTTGTTCGAACGGCCGAAGACGGGCGAAATGCCGGTGCTGGCCAATCTTTTCGGCACGCCGCAGCGCGTCGCGCTGGGCATGGGCGAGGAGGGCGATTGGCAGACCGCGCTGCGCGAAGTCGGCCGGCTGCTCGCCTATCTCAAGGAACCCGAGCCGCCGAAGGGCTTCAAGGATGCCTGGGAAAAGCTGCCGATCCTGAAGCAGGTGCTCAACATGGCGCCGAAGAGGGTGCGCTCCGCGCCCTGTCAGGAAATCGTCTGGGAGGGGAAAGAGGTCGATCTGTCGCGCCTGCCGGTGATGACCTGCTGGCCAGGCGATGTCGCGCCCCTGATCACCTGGGGGCTGACCGTGACGCGCGGGCCGAACAAGCTGCGCCAAAACCTGGGCATCTACCGCCAGCAGGTGATCGCCCCAAATAAGGTGATCATGCGCTGGCTCGCCCACCGTGGTGGTGCGCTCGACTTCCGCGACCATTGCCTCAAGCATCCGGGAGAGCCCTTCCCGGTCGCCGTGGTGCTGGGCTGCGACCCGGCGACGATTCTTGGTGCCGTGACGCCGGTGCCGGACACGCTCTCCGAATACCAGTTTGCGGGCCTGCTGCGCGGCGGCAAGACGGAACTCGCGAAGTGCCTCGGCAATGATCTCGATGTGCCGGCGCGTGCCGAGATCGTGCTCGAAGGCGTGATCCATCCGGGCGAGATGGCCCTGGAAGGACCCTTTGGCGATCACACGGGGTATTACAACGAGCAGGCCGAGTTCCCGGTGTTTACGATCGAGCGCATCACGATGCGGCGCGAGCCGATCTATCACTCCACCTACACCGGCAAGCCGCCGGACGAGCCGGCGATGCTGGGCGTGGCTTTGAACGAAGTGTTCGTGCCGCTCTTGCAAAAGCAGTTTCCGGAAATCAGCGACTTCTATCTGCCGCCCGAGGGCTGCTCCTACCGGCTGGCGGTGGTGAGCCTCAAGAAGGCCTATCCGGGCCACGCCAAGCGCGTGATGTTTGGCGTCTGGAGTTTCCTGCGCCAGTTCATGTACACCAAGTTCATCATCGTCGTCGATGACGACATCGACATCCGCTCATGGCCCGAAGTGATCTGGGCGCTGACGACGAGGGTGGATGCCGCGCGCGATACGCTGATCGCCGAGCACACGCCGATCGACTATCTCGATTTCGCCTCGCCGGTCGCGGGCCTGGGCAGCAAGATGGGCATCGACGCGACGAACAAATGGCCGGGCGAGACCAACCGCGAGTGGGGACGGCCAATCGTCATGGATGCCGCCGTCAAGCGGCGCGTCGACGAACTGTGGAATCAACTGGGACTATGA
- the ubiA gene encoding 4-hydroxybenzoate octaprenyltransferase codes for MTTLSLIKERLDQYEKLMRLDKPIGILLLLWPTLWAVWIASGGRPHWVFLAIFVLGTVLMRSAGCVINDYADREFDPHVERTKARPLAAGTVTVREAFVLAGFLVLCAFLLILPILTPLLFGLAVAALFLAASYPFTKRFFAIPQAYLGVAFGFGIPMAFAAIAGEVPAFAWQMLAANIFWAIAYDTEYALVDIEDDKKIGIKTSALTFGRFAVSAIMFCYAAALLILASIGVSLRFGWLYFAGLGVAAAIALYHYTLIRERERMKCFKAFLHNNWFGAAIFAGIVLDYWIAP; via the coding sequence ATGACAACCCTCTCCCTCATCAAGGAACGCCTCGACCAATACGAGAAGCTGATGCGGCTCGACAAGCCGATCGGCATCCTGCTGTTGTTGTGGCCGACACTGTGGGCGGTGTGGATCGCCTCGGGCGGGCGGCCGCATTGGGTGTTCCTCGCCATCTTCGTGCTCGGCACGGTGCTGATGCGCTCGGCCGGCTGCGTGATCAATGATTATGCCGATCGCGAGTTCGATCCGCATGTCGAGCGCACGAAAGCCCGACCGCTGGCCGCCGGCACCGTCACGGTGCGCGAAGCCTTCGTGCTGGCCGGTTTTCTCGTCCTTTGCGCCTTCCTGCTGATCCTGCCGATCCTCACCCCGCTGTTGTTCGGTCTCGCGGTGGCCGCATTGTTCCTCGCGGCAAGCTATCCCTTCACCAAGCGCTTCTTCGCCATCCCGCAAGCCTATCTCGGCGTGGCCTTCGGTTTCGGCATCCCGATGGCCTTTGCCGCGATCGCAGGGGAGGTGCCAGCGTTTGCCTGGCAGATGCTCGCGGCCAACATCTTCTGGGCGATCGCCTACGACACCGAATACGCGCTGGTCGATATCGAGGACGACAAGAAGATCGGCATCAAGACCTCGGCGCTGACCTTTGGCCGTTTCGCTGTCTCGGCGATCATGTTCTGTTACGCGGCGGCCTTGCTGATCCTCGCCTCCATCGGCGTCTCGCTGCGTTTTGGCTGGCTGTATTTCGCCGGCCTCGGCGTCGCGGCCGCCATCGCGCTCTACCACTACACGCTGATCAGGGAGCGCGAGCGCATGAAGTGCTTCAAGGCTTTTCTGCACAACAACTGGTTCGGCGCCGCGATCTTCGCCGGCATCGTCCTCGATTACTGGATCGCCCCATGA
- the recG gene encoding ATP-dependent DNA helicase RecG, producing MPSSRLAEKIPGATPLVADKLEALGLHRQVDLVLHLPLRFEDETRVTPIAAAVPGETAQFEAMVVSSEIGYRPRRQLVCRVADDSGTLVLRFLNFYPSQQKALQPGAKLRIFGEVRGGFWGSEIIHPRLRVLHGDEPLPTALTPVYPTTAGLTQATLRRLIARALAEADLSETLPDALLARLSLPGFAASVRALHAPPAGLDAAALANWQQPFWRRIAFDELLAQQLSLRQAYAARRARGAPVLAGDGRWTDALLARLPFRLTAAQQRVWREIERDLAQPHPMQRLLQGDVGSGKTVIAALAGLRAVESGYQAALMAPTEILAEQHWRKLSDWLAPLGIEVAWLSGSQKKKDKQAIIAKVSAFETALVVGTHALIEEGVEFARLGLAIVDEQHRFGVRQRLALQQKGVEAHQLAMSATPIPRTLAMSYYADLDVSVIDELPPGRTPVLTKLVSAARRHEIIERVRALCRAGRQVYWVCPLIEESEALQLQTAQETFAHLSSELPELSIGLVHGRLKPDEKAAVMEGFVRNEIQLLVATTVIEVGVDVPNASLMVIEHAERFGLAQLHQLRGRVGRGAAESACILLFEQPLSETARQRLKIIYENHDGFEIARQDLHLRGPGEFIGARQSGLPLLRFADLEDTALVEAARTAAEELLAHWPTHAERHLARWLAGRAELLKA from the coding sequence ATGCCGTCCTCGCGCTTGGCTGAAAAAATTCCCGGGGCGACCCCGCTCGTCGCCGACAAGCTCGAGGCGCTCGGCCTTCATCGCCAGGTCGATCTCGTCTTGCACCTGCCGCTCAGGTTCGAGGACGAGACGCGCGTCACGCCGATCGCCGCCGCCGTGCCGGGCGAGACGGCCCAGTTCGAGGCGATGGTCGTCTCGAGCGAGATCGGCTACCGCCCACGTCGCCAGCTCGTCTGCCGTGTCGCCGACGATTCGGGCACGCTGGTATTGCGTTTCCTGAATTTCTATCCGAGCCAGCAAAAGGCGCTGCAGCCGGGGGCGAAGCTGCGCATCTTCGGCGAAGTGCGCGGCGGCTTCTGGGGCAGCGAGATCATCCATCCGCGTTTGCGCGTCCTCCACGGCGACGAACCCTTGCCGACGGCATTGACGCCCGTCTATCCCACCACCGCCGGGCTGACCCAGGCCACGCTGCGTCGGCTGATCGCGCGCGCGCTCGCTGAGGCCGATTTGTCCGAAACCCTGCCCGATGCACTGTTGGCGCGGCTTTCTCTGCCGGGCTTTGCCGCCAGCGTGCGCGCATTGCATGCGCCGCCGGCGGGGCTCGATGCCGCGGCGCTGGCGAACTGGCAACAGCCATTCTGGCGGCGCATCGCCTTCGACGAGCTGTTGGCCCAGCAGCTTTCCTTGCGTCAGGCCTATGCGGCGCGACGCGCGCGCGGCGCGCCGGTGCTCGCCGGCGACGGCCGCTGGACGGACGCCTTGCTCGCCAGACTGCCGTTTCGGCTCACTGCGGCGCAACAGCGCGTCTGGCGCGAGATCGAGCGCGATTTGGCCCAGCCACATCCGATGCAGCGCCTGTTGCAGGGCGACGTCGGCAGCGGCAAGACGGTGATCGCGGCGCTGGCTGGCTTGCGCGCCGTTGAATCAGGCTATCAGGCCGCGCTGATGGCGCCGACCGAAATCCTCGCCGAGCAGCACTGGCGCAAGCTTTCCGATTGGCTGGCTCCGCTGGGCATCGAAGTCGCCTGGCTTTCCGGCAGCCAGAAGAAAAAGGACAAGCAGGCGATCATCGCCAAAGTCTCTGCTTTCGAGACGGCACTCGTCGTCGGTACGCATGCGCTGATCGAAGAAGGCGTCGAATTCGCCCGGTTGGGACTGGCGATCGTCGATGAGCAGCATCGCTTCGGCGTGCGCCAGCGCCTGGCGCTCCAGCAAAAAGGGGTCGAGGCGCACCAGCTGGCGATGTCGGCCACGCCGATCCCGCGCACGCTGGCGATGAGCTATTACGCCGATCTCGACGTTTCGGTGATCGACGAGCTACCGCCGGGCAGGACGCCCGTGCTCACCAAGCTGGTGAGCGCGGCGCGGCGGCACGAGATCATCGAGCGGGTGCGCGCCCTGTGCCGCGCCGGACGGCAAGTCTATTGGGTCTGCCCGTTGATCGAGGAATCCGAGGCACTGCAGTTGCAGACCGCGCAGGAGACCTTCGCCCACCTGTCGAGCGAATTGCCCGAGCTGTCGATCGGCCTCGTGCATGGGCGTCTCAAGCCGGACGAGAAAGCCGCGGTGATGGAAGGTTTCGTCAGGAACGAGATTCAGCTGCTCGTCGCCACGACGGTGATCGAGGTCGGTGTCGATGTGCCGAACGCGAGCCTCATGGTGATCGAGCATGCCGAGCGCTTCGGTCTGGCGCAATTGCACCAGTTGCGCGGGCGGGTCGGCCGTGGCGCTGCGGAATCCGCCTGCATCCTGCTCTTCGAGCAACCGCTGTCGGAGACGGCGCGGCAGCGGCTCAAGATCATCTACGAAAACCACGACGGCTTCGAGATCGCCCGCCAGGATCTGCATCTGCGCGGGCCGGGGGAGTTCATCGGCGCGCGCCAGAGCGGCCTGCCGCTGCTGCGCTTCGCCGACCTCGAAGACACGGCGCTCGTCGAGGCCGCGCGTACGGCCGCCGAGGAGCTGCTCGCCCACTGGCCGACTCACGCCGAACGGCATCTGGCGCGCTGGCTGGCCGGGCGCGCCGAATTGCTCAAGGCATAG
- a CDS encoding RidA family protein, protein MARQIISTPHAPAAIGTYSQAVKVGDTVYLSGQIGLDPTTMQLVEGIDAQIVRVFENLKAVAEAAGASLDAAVKVNIYLTDLVHFAKVNETMAKYFQQPYPARAAVGVKELPRGALIEADAVLALG, encoded by the coding sequence ATGGCCCGCCAGATCATCAGCACCCCCCATGCCCCCGCCGCCATCGGCACCTATTCCCAAGCCGTGAAGGTCGGCGACACCGTCTATCTTTCCGGCCAGATCGGTCTCGACCCAACCACGATGCAGCTGGTCGAGGGCATCGACGCGCAGATCGTGCGCGTCTTCGAGAATCTCAAGGCTGTCGCCGAGGCGGCCGGAGCGTCGCTCGATGCCGCGGTGAAGGTCAATATCTATCTCACCGATCTCGTCCATTTCGCCAAGGTCAATGAGACGATGGCGAAGTATTTCCAGCAGCCCTATCCGGCGCGTGCGGCGGTCGGCGTCAAGGAATTACCGCGCGGCGCGCTCATCGAAGCGGATGCCGTCCTCGCGCTTGGCTGA
- a CDS encoding DUF2802 domain-containing protein: MIEWREVLLLFVGLALGYLFSLLFRRRQAARGDQAGTAKATENEGDSASVASFGQQLAEQLARYDLELEVSKLREDVAKLREEVAELRAARNVSPQYAEALGLARRGLSAQQIADRMGISLAEAELVHALSRGEELFKEPGFDELDRPPR; this comes from the coding sequence TTGATCGAATGGCGTGAGGTGCTGCTTCTGTTCGTGGGGCTGGCGCTCGGTTACCTGTTTTCGCTGCTGTTCCGTCGCCGGCAGGCGGCAAGGGGTGACCAGGCCGGTACCGCGAAAGCCACGGAGAATGAAGGGGATAGCGCGTCGGTGGCGAGCTTTGGTCAGCAACTCGCCGAGCAGCTCGCACGCTACGATCTTGAGCTCGAAGTGAGCAAGTTACGCGAAGATGTAGCAAAATTGCGCGAAGAAGTTGCCGAATTGCGCGCAGCCCGCAATGTCTCGCCGCAGTATGCCGAAGCGCTCGGCCTGGCCCGGCGCGGTTTGAGTGCGCAGCAGATCGCCGACCGGATGGGTATTTCGCTCGCCGAGGCAGAGCTGGTGCATGCCTTGAGCCGCGGCGAGGAGCTTTTCAAGGAACCCGGTTTCGACGAGCTGGACAGGCCGCCGCGATGA
- a CDS encoding acyl-CoA thioesterase — protein sequence MSGLPDTVGDGGELVLRVMPLPRDVNAAGDVFGGWVMAQVDIAGAIPAMRRARGRIATVAVNSFLFKQPISVGDVVSFYAKIVKTGRTSITVDVQVFAERNPAQPVVVKVTEATLTYVCLNADGSKREVPPAE from the coding sequence ATGAGCGGACTTCCGGATACGGTCGGAGACGGTGGCGAACTAGTGCTGCGGGTGATGCCGCTGCCGCGCGACGTCAATGCGGCGGGCGATGTGTTCGGCGGCTGGGTGATGGCGCAGGTCGATATCGCCGGTGCGATTCCGGCGATGCGCCGCGCGCGCGGCCGCATCGCGACCGTGGCGGTCAATTCCTTCCTGTTCAAGCAGCCGATCTCCGTCGGCGATGTCGTGAGTTTCTACGCCAAGATCGTCAAGACCGGGCGGACCTCGATCACGGTCGATGTGCAGGTATTCGCCGAGCGCAACCCCGCCCAGCCGGTGGTCGTCAAGGTGACCGAGGCCACCCTGACCTATGTGTGCCTCAATGCCGACGGCAGCAAGCGGGAAGTGCCGCCGGCCGAGTAA
- a CDS encoding ABCB family ABC transporter ATP-binding protein/permease: MRRDIALPAPPPAERHDWQTIKTLFPYLWQWRGRVLFALVCLVGAKLANVAVPIVFKDIVDGFAPAKPAQAFLIAPLGLIAAYGVLRFGVALFTELRELLFIRVTQRAVRTIALQVFEHLHALSLRFHLERQTGGLTRDIERGTRAIGTLISYTIFSVLPTIVEVALVLGILAVRYESSFALIAFATLVVYVVFTIMVSNWRVHLRREVNELDSAANTRAIDSLLNYETVKYFNNEAWEKARYDQQMQKWEAAQIKSQVSLSYLNLGQSLIIAVGVTLMMWRAAVGVMDGSMTVGDIVLVNAFLIQLYIPLNFLGVLYREIRQSLTDIERMFALLKENREIQDAPDARALEPGPCTVRFENVSFAYEPRRPILHDVSFEIPAGRTLAVVGHSGSGKSTLARLLFRFYDVGGGAIRINGHDIRQLTQASLRAAIGIVPQDTVLFNDTIEYNIRYGRPTASFEEVRAAARAAHLAEFIERLPDGYATRVGERGLKLSGGEKQRVAIARALLKNPPILIFDEATSALDSKTEKAIQAELDQAAIGRTTLIIAHRLSTVMNADEIVVLDAGRIVERGTHRDLLERGGAYAQMWALQQQEDHNGVAAGV, from the coding sequence ATGCGCCGTGATATCGCCCTGCCGGCCCCGCCCCCGGCGGAACGCCACGACTGGCAAACCATCAAAACCCTCTTTCCCTACCTCTGGCAATGGCGTGGCCGCGTGCTGTTCGCGCTCGTCTGCCTGGTCGGCGCCAAGCTCGCCAACGTCGCGGTGCCGATCGTTTTCAAAGACATCGTCGACGGCTTCGCGCCGGCCAAACCGGCGCAGGCTTTCCTGATCGCGCCGCTCGGCTTGATCGCCGCCTATGGCGTGCTGCGTTTCGGCGTCGCGTTGTTCACCGAGCTGCGCGAACTATTGTTTATCCGCGTCACCCAGCGCGCAGTGCGCACCATCGCCTTGCAGGTGTTCGAGCATTTGCACGCGCTGTCGCTGCGCTTCCACCTCGAACGCCAGACCGGCGGGCTGACGCGCGATATCGAACGTGGCACGCGCGCGATCGGCACGCTGATCAGTTACACGATCTTCTCGGTGCTGCCGACGATCGTCGAAGTCGCGCTGGTGCTCGGCATCCTCGCCGTGCGTTACGAATCGAGTTTCGCGCTGATCGCCTTTGCCACGCTGGTCGTCTATGTCGTGTTCACGATCATGGTGTCGAACTGGCGCGTGCATCTCAGACGCGAGGTCAACGAGCTCGATTCGGCCGCCAACACGCGCGCCATCGACAGCCTGCTCAATTACGAGACCGTCAAGTACTTCAACAACGAAGCCTGGGAAAAGGCGCGCTACGACCAGCAGATGCAGAAGTGGGAGGCCGCCCAGATCAAGAGCCAGGTTTCGCTCTCCTATCTGAACCTCGGCCAGTCGCTGATCATCGCCGTCGGCGTGACATTGATGATGTGGCGCGCCGCGGTCGGCGTGATGGACGGCAGCATGACCGTCGGCGACATCGTGCTGGTGAATGCCTTCCTGATCCAGCTCTACATCCCGCTCAACTTCCTCGGCGTGCTGTATCGAGAAATCCGCCAGTCGCTCACCGACATCGAGCGCATGTTCGCGCTGCTGAAAGAAAACCGCGAAATCCAGGACGCCCCGGATGCGCGCGCGCTCGAACCCGGCCCTTGTACGGTACGCTTCGAGAACGTCAGCTTCGCCTATGAGCCGCGCCGGCCGATCCTCCACGATGTCAGCTTCGAGATCCCCGCCGGCCGCACGCTGGCCGTCGTCGGCCACAGCGGCTCGGGCAAGAGCACGCTGGCGCGGCTGTTGTTCCGCTTCTACGATGTCGGCGGCGGCGCGATTCGCATCAATGGTCACGACATCCGCCAGCTGACCCAGGCCAGCTTGCGCGCCGCGATCGGCATCGTGCCGCAGGACACGGTGCTGTTCAACGATACGATCGAATACAACATCCGCTACGGTCGGCCGACCGCCAGCTTCGAGGAAGTGCGGGCAGCCGCGCGCGCTGCGCACCTGGCCGAGTTCATCGAGCGGCTGCCCGATGGCTACGCCACGCGCGTCGGCGAGCGTGGTCTCAAGCTCTCGGGCGGCGAAAAACAGCGTGTCGCGATCGCCCGCGCGCTGTTGAAGAACCCACCGATCCTGATCTTCGACGAGGCGACCTCCGCGCTCGACTCCAAAACGGAAAAAGCCATCCAGGCCGAACTCGATCAGGCGGCCATCGGACGCACCACGCTGATCATCGCCCACCGGCTGTCGACGGTGATGAACGCCGACGAAATCGTCGTGCTCGATGCTGGACGGATCGTCGAGCGCGGCACCCACCGCGACCTGCTCGAGCGCGGCGGTGCCTATGCCCAGATGTGGGCGCTACAGCAGCAGGAAGATCACAATGGCGTCGCGGCAGGCGTATAG